A genomic stretch from Hemicordylus capensis ecotype Gifberg chromosome 5, rHemCap1.1.pri, whole genome shotgun sequence includes:
- the LOC128327352 gene encoding dromaiocalcin-1-like: MGLLACFTTGLLGCLLAGPLMGGVHAEECPLNWLAYRSHCYGYFAQELTWQQAETQCRSSGGHLASILDVREHQAIAQYLQRAQRWDDEDVWFGLSFRGQSREWSWADDSPVRYTAWEKYKSSLGLEGEHCAALEESSGFMLWDNDSCYDKNPFVCKV, encoded by the exons ATGGGTCTTCTTGCCTGCTTCACCACTGGACTCTTGGGTTGCCTGCTGGCTGGACCCCTCATGGGCG GAGTCCATGCTGAAGAGTGCCCCCTCAACTGGCTTGCCTACAGAAGCCACTGCTACGGCTACTTTGCCCAGGAGCTGACCTGGCAACAGGCAGAG ACGCAATGCCGGAGCAGCGGAGGGCACCTGGCCTCCATCCTGGACGTCAGAGAGCACCAGGCCATCGCCCAGTACCTGCAGCGTGCACAGAGGTGGGATGACGAGGACGTCTGGTTTGGGCTCTCCTTCCGTGGCCAG AGCCGTGAGTGGAGCTGGGCTGATGACAGCCCTGTGCGATACACCGCCTGGGAAAAGTACAAGTCCTCCCTCGGCCTGGAGGGCGAGCACTGTGCCGCCCTCGAAGAGTCTTCAG gTTTCATGCTGTGGGATAACGACTCCTGCTATGACAAGAACCCTTTTGTCTGCAAGGTGTAG